In Brienomyrus brachyistius isolate T26 chromosome 11, BBRACH_0.4, whole genome shotgun sequence, the DNA window TCACAGAATAGATCCCAGTACTTTTAatgtagacagacagatagacagacagacagactttattgatcccgggAGAAATTTGATATGCCCAGAACGCAGCAGGCAAGATGTCTGTTAGTTATAAGCTGATAATTCTTGCCTCAATTCTCTCATGGGGGAGACGATGTTCAAAGCAGATGTATCAAAAATGATTTAATTAGCACTGTGccgagtttccccccacatcaAGGACGCCAAACTGACTGCATGTGGATTGTCACCAgtccaaagaaaataaactgtaATACCTTGAACAGCTGATGTGGTGGATGGTGCGGTGGTGCAGTGATCAGCACTGTTTGCCTCGTCCACCTAGGACCAGGGTTCATATCTCACCACAGAGGGACTGCAGGTGTTTTTCAGCAGGCCGGCAGGGAGGGACAGAGCCGGCCAATGTGCACAACATACATTCAATAGCTATTAAATAGCTGCATGCCCGATGCCCAAAAcattaccataattaaaagacaaTGCTGAGGAAGGATATAGATTTTTAGCCAGTATCAGAGTGCATGCTTCGGAATAGGAAGTCTGTGGTTAATGAAAAGGGATGATTGTAGTGAGCCGTGACCCCATACCTGCCTGGCCAGATACTGCTGTCTTCTGCTAACTCTCCAAATGGCAGATCATGGAATAACACAGCTTGAGAGAAAATGATTCCCTGTGGGATTCCGGGAAGAATCCAGCCCACAGAGGAGTAATGCGGAGACGGAGCGGAATACAAACTCCAAGCCTCCTATCACCTTCCAGCCTTTTCCTCGACGGACCCACAGGCCCACGTCACTTATCATATGCTGTGACAaggatggatgtttatttacttATATTCAGGTAAATTTCCTGACTGAGGAGATAAGAACGCTCCCTTAAATGGAAATTGAGCTTATCACCGTCTGTCTGGATGCTGCAGTTTTTCAAATACCACTAGAAAGGGGTAAAGCGGGTAAATGAAATTATAGAATGGAAAGAGAAGCTGGCCTCGAGCCCCCAGATGACACACGGAACGTACCAGAGTTTGGGCGGGGTGGGCTGCAGCTGCTTAACCCCTCTCCGCTCCGTGCTCTAGGTGGACGCGCTGCACAGCAGTGGTCTTTCAACAAGACCACTCCCTAAGTGGACTTCTCTCTGTCTCAGAGCACTGACTCATGTAGGCACTGTGGGGGCGTTACCTGCATAGCAAGTGGGGGACACGGACCCCATCCTGCCCTCTCTGCTCCCAATCAGACaaatccaacccccccccccaaaaaaaaaaaaaaatggatcagTTTCTTCTCCTTCCTTCAGACACTTGGCAGCTTTAGGTCCACAGCACACAGCTGCAAGAGTTTTTTCGAAATCCGAGTGCCTCACTGAAGTGAAATGGAGGTAAAATTACTAGAGAGAGAGGATGGTCTGACCTCACTGCAATTCACTTCATCTTAGACGCAGAGATTACCAGACATTACTCGTAATTGCTGGAGCAAATTGAAACTGATTTCGTAACGCAATTGAAATCCATCCTCCTCATGTAATTGCTCTGAATGGTAATTGCAATCAATTGACATACATTACCTAAACTACTGTGTGCAGAATGCTCTAATGAAGGTCTTGAGGCATTGTGCAGCAACTCTCGTATCAAATTTAATCTCAAATATCATGAGCCAATATCATTTGTAGATTAAAGGCAACAACATATGATAATAAAAGGAATAATCGGGATGTGGCCCACTGTTTATTTAGAATGACAAGGTTTAATGTACCTTGAATGTACCTTATTAAACACTGTCTATAAAATCCATTTTCCTCAGGAAATTAAACCTCAACCCAGGCCTCAACTCCCAGCTCCCGGGAGCAAAACTGTTTGGAGATTAATGCTCCAGGTGTGTCCAGTGAATAGGGGCAgttctggggggggcagggaggccaGTGCCCCTGGGACAACATCCATGGACCCCCAGTGGTCTGCCTAAATATGTATACTACTGGGGTCTGAAATGAACGTGTTATTATtccaatatttacatttatatgggGGCTAAAAGTTTGTGTTCTGGGAACAAGTGAAACACAAACGTGAGCACATTTTCTTGACGGACTCGTAGTATGGCTACGCCAGGGAGTGTGGGTACGCCGGGGAGTGTGAGTACGCCGGGCAGTGTGGGTACGCCGGGCAGTGTGGGTACGCCGGGCAGTGTGAGTACGCCGGGGAGTGTGGGTACGCCGGGCAGTGTGGGTACGCCGGGGAGTGTGGGTACGCCGGGGAGTGTGGGTACGCCGGGCAGTGTGGGTACGCCGGGGAGTGTGAGTACGCCGGGGAGTGTGAGTACGCCGGGGAGTGTGGGTACGCCGGGGAGTGTGAGTACGCCGGGGAGTGTGAGTACGCCGGGCAGTGTGGGTACGCCGGGGAGTGTGGGTACGCCGGGGAGTGTGAGTACGCCGGGCAGTGTGGGTACGCCGGGGAGTGTGGGTACGCCGGGGAGTGTGGGTACGCCGGGGAGTGTGAGTACGCCGGGGAGTGTGGGTACGCCGGGGAGTGTGAGTACGCCGGGGAGTGTGGGTACGCCGGGGAGTGTGAGTACGCCGGGGAGTGTGGGTACGCCGGGGAGTGTGACTCTGCCGGGGAGTGTGACTCTGCCGGGGAGTGTGGGTACGCCGGGGAGTGTGAGTACGCCGGGGAGTGTGAGTACGCCGGGGAGTGTGGGTACGCCGGGGAGTGTGGGTACGCCGGGGAGTGTGGGTACGCCGGGGAGTGTGACTCTGCCGGGGAGTGTGGGTACGCCGGGGAGTGTGGGTACGCCGGGGAGTGTGGGTACGCCGGGGAGTGTGACTCTGCCGGGGAGTGTGAGTACGCCGGGGAGTGTGGGTACGCCGGGGAGTGTGGGTACGCCGGGGAGTGTGACTCTGCCGGGGAGTGTGGGTACGCCGGGGAGTGTGACTATGCCGGGGAGTGTGGGTACGCCGGGGAGTGTGACTCTGCCGGGGAGTGTGACTCTGCCGGGGAGTGTGGGTACGCCGGGGAGTGTGAGTACGCCGGGGAGTGTGGGTACGCCGGGGAGTGTGGGTACGCCGGGGAGTGTGACTCTGCCGGGGAGTGTGAGTACGCCGGGGAGTGTGGGTACGCCGGGGAGTGTGACTATGCCGGGGAGTGTGGGTACGCCGGGGAGTGTGACTATGCCGGGGAGTGTGAGTACGCCGGGGAGTGTGACTATGCCGGGGAGTGTGACTACGCCGGGGAGTGTGACTACGCCGGGAAGTGTGGTCGAGGGGCTTCAGCTGGTGAAAGGCAAACTTAACTGCATTGCATAAATAACATATCGGTTTTGAAAATTGTCTTGGAGGACATTATggtcaaatgcatctgccccccccccccccaatagaaTGATGGGGCTGAGTCTGCCTGCCCTAGTTGAGATGGTCTAGAACCTCCACTGCCATTGAGGCCAAAAGACAGAGCGACCTGCTCTCAGCTGTGACGTATGTTTACCGCACCCTGACTTTGTGCTTCAGATTAAACAGAACAAGTTACTGAAGCTCATTCACAGCTGGTGCGAACGACGCAAAGAGcaaaaacacaaagacacattcagctgatTTGTAGCAGTTTTTTAGGTTTGTTCCAGGACGTGCATCTAACAACAGCCAGATGATGTTTCTGAGATAGAGAAGCATGACAAGCACAAATATGTCGTATATATAAACGTGCATTGTTAAAAAACAAAGAGTATCATCTTGGCAGAAACAGAGCGTCTCGCTTGGTTGGATGTTGCGTGTCAACATCGGCAGAGTAACCGGTCTGTTCTGGCGTGTGCAGGATGTTTGTTAGACCTGACTGAAGTTCTGATGGGTAGCATCTGAAATATTAATAAGGAAGCATTTTTTGATTTCCTCAATAAACTGAAAACAAcgtggccaaaaaaaaaagctctcgGCGATTTGGACTGGGAAGATCATTCATGGGGACTGACGACAGGTCTGCAGGTTGAGGGACTGTGTTAAGGCACGGAGCATTTTCATCATCATTACGTCCTGCTGTATATTTGTGTTTGAGCTTGTATGCCATTCTGAATAAAAGTGTAGAGAACTGCTTGACTAAACCTGCATTTGGAGTAATCCTTCAGTACAACCACTGGGGGGCATAGTGGTTAAGGAAGCATCAGATTGCTTTATATCAAATCAGTTAAATATCATGCCCTTGCATAAGAACACTTTTGCAAATATAATGCTAGCACTTTCCATGAATGGCATGgctataagaatctatgaacaaaTGTATAACATTATAATACAtcgtagccatgtttattatgcataatgaatgctctGTGAAGCTCTATGATGCTGTCAACTATAGATAACTTCAAAATGCAGTACACAGCATCCTTAATTactatactgaccattataatgcattataaacgtATCTATAGTGCATATAGTTCactggagcttatgaagtattataatcaacactataatgccttatgaatgTTAATAGAAGACATTGCAATGCTTTATTAAGTCTTTTACCAACCATTAATATGCATCATAAAGGACTCTATGATGCATTACAGATGACAGATTTAAGTTAAGTGTTACCAAAATTTTTCATTATACTTTTGATCTTCATGAAGCGAAATCTGGATCAATTTCTCCATGGGGGGGTTAAGGAAGGTGAACATGGCATTAAGGCAAAGGCAGCTGCATGGATCTCACTACTAGGCAATCCCAGCTAACAGCCTCTGCTGCACCATGGTTTAGtggaactaaagtggacaaGACTAGCATTTATTAGACAGGCAGGATGACCTAATGTCAAAGAGGATCAGCACAATGGTTTATTTTAAACTTCTTAGTGGGTCACGACCCTAAAGGCTGAGGGAATGAACTCTGATGTCTAGTTTATGAGCTTTATTCTTTTCTGCCAGTCAAAGCTCACAACCCAGCCTTAGTGTTTGTCTCCTTTATCCTCACTAAACCACCACACAGAGGGAAAATGTGAGGTTTACCTCACAATATGCCACCTGCTTCCAGCTGTGACACCAATCACAAAAACATAAGGAGCTCGGACTTCACCTGCATGAAACCTACGGAGCAGAATAAAAGCCAAACTGTCTCAGAGCACGAATTATCTTTTAAAAAGCCACTAGAGGAACATATAAGTCTGGGTAGAATTAAGCCTCTATATTTTAACCCCAGAACTACCGGTGTTAGCTGTCCCAAGTGTCTGTTCAGGATGTGGCCACACTAACCCCATTCTGAAaacattcaacatcattttctgATAATAGATGGTCTGGTGAGTCATCAGACCACAGACACATTGTCTGCtgattattcttattttttacaATGATATAAATCTGATTTCCCTTCtataccattcacacacacacacaaaaataatgATGAAAGTGAAGGTTGCTCCGTTTTcccagcctcatgccctgtgcccCATGGTAACCGAGAGGTTATGGAGGATGGAGAGATGGAGGGTACGGACAAATAAAATCAGTTGAGAATTAGCTGGCTGTCATCTCCTACAGTAAGCAGCACCCGACATGAAATCCCGAACCCGCAACACTGCAGCGCTTAGACAGAAAGCACCGCGGCGGCACACCGGCCGATCGATGGCCTCTTCGCGATAATGAATTCAGGCTCCAGCGTCCGATGCTTAAAATCAGCCTTAAGCAACATTTCACAATTTAGCAGCTAAGCTTTCATGGAAATTCATCAGCTCAGTGAGACGGATAAATTCATAGGCAAAGCCGCCTTATATACAGGTAGGAGACCGTGCCTGTTTTTATGACCTTATATACCACAACAGACCTAAGCATCAGTTCATGACGGCTAATTAAACGCGACATTAAATTCATTCTGGAGATTCCTGTTGTCATGAGGAAACGCTGGCGCTTTAAGGTTGCTTTTGGAAGGAGCTGATGAAACGCACGGCTTACTGTCTCCTGCGGAGCGTGTAATTACCCCCCTGGATCACAAAGCAGATAAGCACTGCAGCAAGTTCTGAACTCAATTTCCCTGCACCTGTCAAACTTCTTCAGGAAAATGCGACAGACGCTACGAGTATAAGATCTTCCTCGGGACAGACGGATGCAAGCGTGTTTTGGGGCAGCTAGAGCGCCCCCCTCCCGCACCCCCATAGGAGCATCGATCTTACCTCCTGACCAGCGGTCCTCCAAAATGTCACGCGCGTGAGAGCCGCCGCGAGCATCGATCAATCACGACGGCGCGAGCCCTCCCACGAGAGCGCGTAGGTTTCTCCTTTTATTAAAGCAATTATTCAGACTTAAACTAAGTTGAAAATGCTAAGGGGACTTGAAATTTAACCAGCAGGAAGACCAGGAAAGACCAGAAAACCTCACACTGCCAACACAATCTCTACTCTGGGTCTCCAAATGCCAACTGCAGTCAGCAATGTGAATGGTATATACATTCGTGcgatttatataaatgtatttttaaacccTTTGGCATTAGTTGTTGCCCACAGTGTGAAGGCTGAATATTATTCATAGTCCAAGTAACTTGATAAATGATGACAAAAACATTTGCACCCAACGGTCTATTTTGAGCGGAGGATACTGCACGTTTATGCACAGGTTATTGGGCCTCACACCATAAGAGGGCCCGGCCAGGGCCGTCCACGACATGCCTGAATGTTGCTTCCATCAGGCACTGCATTTTGCTTCAACATCTCTTCCAATTGTTTCATGCTATTTACTTACATTCCTAGATGATTTACATACCTCGGAAAAGTGCCATTTTATCTCTATGCGAATATAACTATCTCATACGACACTGCATTGGTAACTAACATATTACCAGACATGCTGTATGACTGTTAGTATTCCACAGTAGTATTTTTTAGGATAATAGGAATGCAGTATGGATTTTCCGTTTCCATTCATCGGAGATCTTGTTATTGTGTGTGATTGATAAACTGACACTTTTTGCTTCATCCAAGTGGCtgtatattggggggggggggggggggggggggcagtcagagATGTGCTGCGTTCATCTACGCTTAAGCGCCAACAACATTCAAATTTCCATGGAAATGTTCTTTGGACTGGGGACAGGAACGAGAATATAAAGTTCAAACCCTCAGAGATGGTCTGAACATTACTGGATGCTTATAACCGGTCCGGAGAACATTATTAATGAAGGTTTACATTATATGTAATGTACCCCAAGCATATCACACTGCTCGACTCCCAAGAGTCAAAATCCAATTTCATTTCCTTAGACCACAGACAGAAGAGCACACAGCAGAAAGCCATGGTGAATGCTCCCCCTACTGTTCAGTCACAGCATGTGCCATGGATAAGCAAGGCTAGCATACCAACCAGCAAGTAAAAGGTTATTCCACCTGTAATTTATCCGACTTATATTTGATATAATTTAAACTCTCGTTACTTGAGATCTACATTCATCATATTAAAGAGAAATCATTGCAGACATTGGAGTCAGGGTAAAGGATAGGGATGAAGGACACGCACTTGTACCTTCAAAGCACATCTCCTCATACCTCTGACAGATTAACTAAAGCGCATTTAGTCACCAGAGAAAATCTGCACTTTCTGGCAGGAAGGGTCCATCTCTCTTTgaggcgggggggcggggggctcatTTTCTGCAAGGCTCAAGTCTGGGACTCGAGCCAGTTGCTAACCACAACGGCACAGCTGTGACAGTTCTAATGGGGCTCGCCTGTCACTCCCCGTACCTGCGAGCTCACGCGCGCAGGGCCATGCCGTGGTCATTAGCGGAATCCCCGATGTCAACATTAGCGCCCCCTAAAGGACACACGTTACATGTGACAGAAATGTGACACGCAAAAACATGTTTAGTGGAAAAACTATGCAAAAGAATTATGTACATTCTGTTCTGTTTAATTATTTTGAAACAATATAACGGCGTGCCCCCGGGCACAGGGAAGGCCTCCCGCATGCTTGAGCTACGCCTCTGATcacacacagagtgcagcctaAGTCTGTGTCCATTCTACCCTCAGCTTTGGCAGTCATCCTCATTCTGCCTTCCTCAGGGcttatcaccatcatcatcatcatcaccatcatcatcaccatcaccatcatcaccataaaCATCATCAgcaccatcaccatcatcaccatcaacatcatcatcatcaacatcatcaccatcaccatcatcaccatcatcatcaccataaaCATCATCagcaccatcaccaccaccatcatcaccatcaacatcatcatcatcaccatcaacatcatcatcatcatcatcagcaccATCACCAccttcatcaccatcatcatcatcaccatcaccaccaccatcaccatcatcatcatcatacttTAGCTTCTCCCTTCCAATGGATCTCTGGCTGGCCAAGATCCTCTCCccagcaggagggggggggggggtgtgtgtttgtgcagtaTACTATATATTGATTAGTCAGAGTGATGAGCAGTAATTCACTGGTTATGAAGTGAGAGATTTCAAAGTCTCTCCATAGTGCATAAAATTAACTTcagaaatgaataatgaatgAGCTTTTCACTCAGTGGGGAAAGAACAATTGTGTCACGTCTCGAGAGTACCTGTCTGTAAACACACTGTAAGATGGACTGCATATCAGCATGAGGACTAAAACAAAAGAGAATTTACAATTCGGCAAATTTCAGCCTTACAAAACCTTTAAAACGAATGCATCGAGAAGTGGATCGGATTAAATTTCTGAACTAGTACAtcaaatgattaaaaaaatatattaaaaagatGGCAGAAATATTGATCAATTGTGTGTGGCTCCATGGGTTACCAGAAGGTCGCTGGGTCAAATCCTACGGTAGGCAGAGTGATGTCGCCGTTGGGTCTTTGAGCAAGACCCTCAGCCCCAATTCCTCCCTGCCTGAACTCAATTTAAATTTTCAATTTTATGTCTCTttggataaaaaaaatctgctaaaTTAGCACATATGCAAACTTACCCTCAGATTCTGTATATCTGAACAGAGATAAAAATCTACCTTTAAAAATTGTATCAAAATATCTAGGTTTGTTTTCAGTGGTATTTCTCCTGGGCCTTTTCCTTATAAGGTGGACTTGCGTGATGCTGAAGGAATCTGGAGGGACTCCCCGTGGTTAAGCTCAAAGCAGGAATATCACCGAAAAAGGTTTGCCATTAAAAGCTTTGTGATGCAGCATGAGTCTTCGTGGGAGGGCATGTTGAATAGGAAGTGTTCTTCTGAATCGGGGTTAGATTCTGACTAGAGACACAAATATGAGCAATCGAAAGAAGTGCCCTGAATTGGAGCCCCGCAGTCCGCAGAAATACAATAATGCATATAAATCTGACAAACATACCAGTATCAACTAATTGAAAAGaacaaaatgcaacaaaaaacATCAGTCTGTAACCATGAAtctttttaaatgcaaaaatgtgGGATTCCTCTAACTTAAGAACGAGTGATGGACTTAGGATTTTAAACAACAGAGGGACAGCAGAATTGCTTGGTTTTTATCGTGTTTTGTCACCATGTGCTTCACTTTTTGCACTGGCAAAGAGTTTTAAATATCTGTTGATCCAGAAatgatcatttgaaaacagatCAGAACTTCTTAGAGCACCTTCGTACTGTAAACCAGTGTTATTCTGTGATCCACACTTGTGATGACAACCTCAGGATCAGACCTGAGTGAGATTACAGGACAGGAGAGAATCTCTGCGCTTTGCTGATTAGGACTAATAGCTACCTGATTAGGATGGCTGGACCCCATCGTCATTAGTTTCAGCCCTGGCTAGCCAGCAGCTGCAGTAGGACTGACATTATTGACTTTCCTCTGCAAGATGGttttatgcattttgcataaataTTACACCGGAATTGAAGGTCACACATTAAAACTTTCCTTGCTTTTGtaactaattcaaataatcacACAGATATAAGCTTGTGAAACGTACATACAGTGGGTGGTCAGTGAAATAACAGGCTGTCTCTGTGATTGTCTGGGCAACaaaccattttctgtaaccacttgtcccaTTCGGCATCACAGCAGAGCCAATCCCAgatgctgcaggcacagggcagGTGAACAAACTAGGATCGGGTAccgacccattgcagggcacacttaaCATCTTCTTGGACTATAGCAGGAAACCCTCCAACAacacgaggagaacatgcaaactccacacacagagctgcaGCTGGGACCTGAGCTCTGCTCCCAACACTGTGCTAAGCACCGTACCACCAAGTCCGTAACATTCAGGCAATGGTGGTAAACTGTAACAGTGGATCTCATCAAAGACAGGGGCGGGGAATAAGGGCCTGGTTCAGGGGCCTAATAGGGAAATTACTC includes these proteins:
- the LOC125751556 gene encoding uncharacterized protein LOC125751556; the encoded protein is MPTAVSNVNGLITIIIIITIIITITIITINIISTITIITINIIIINIITITIITIIITINIISTITTTIITINIIIITINIIIIIISTITTFITIIIITITTTITIIIIIL